Proteins encoded within one genomic window of Pirellulales bacterium:
- a CDS encoding DUF1501 domain-containing protein has product MRRAPHPNCASQQRSLPDDGGGPPECLRRAFLWNLGGGLGGIALAHLLGREGLLAAEPSSPMDPVPRQLALHGGLHHPARAKRMVQLFMSGAASQCDTFDYKPELIRRNGQPFDPGEKVELFQSDPGQCMQSPWAWRRYGQCGKWISDLVPHLGGCVDEMAFIHSMVSKSNVHGPATFMQNSGFVLPGFPAMGAWMSYGLGSMSADLPTFVVLPDSRGFAPNGPGNWTAGFLPAAHQGTMIRPGAVNPIADLFPPATAKFIRPESEAAGLELLARLNRAHEASRQGDSQLDARIRSYELAARLQTSAPEVLNLADESARTLEQYGLNQPVTEDFGRNCLVARRLLERGVRFVQVWSGADNGFPRRNWDSHEDIARDHATMAASMDQPAAALIMDLKERGLLEDTIVMWTTEFGRMPCGQGTKGRDHNPFTFTTWLAGGGVRGGTTYGASDEWSYKAVDNPTYCYDVHATMLHLLGIDHTKLVYRHNGIDRRLTDVHGNVISELLA; this is encoded by the coding sequence ATGCGCCGCGCGCCACATCCCAACTGCGCTTCGCAACAACGTTCGCTGCCGGACGACGGAGGCGGTCCTCCGGAATGCCTGCGCCGCGCGTTTCTTTGGAATCTGGGCGGCGGATTGGGCGGGATTGCGCTCGCCCACTTGTTGGGTCGCGAGGGGCTGCTGGCGGCCGAACCCAGCTCGCCTATGGATCCCGTCCCACGGCAACTCGCTCTCCACGGCGGACTGCATCATCCGGCCCGCGCCAAACGCATGGTGCAGCTGTTCATGTCGGGCGCGGCGAGCCAGTGCGACACGTTCGATTACAAGCCCGAGTTGATCCGCCGTAACGGGCAGCCGTTTGACCCAGGCGAAAAAGTCGAGCTGTTCCAAAGCGATCCGGGCCAGTGCATGCAAAGCCCTTGGGCCTGGCGGCGGTATGGCCAATGCGGCAAGTGGATCAGCGACCTGGTGCCGCACCTGGGTGGATGCGTCGACGAGATGGCGTTCATTCATTCGATGGTCTCGAAATCGAATGTGCATGGACCGGCCACCTTCATGCAAAATTCGGGCTTCGTGCTGCCGGGCTTTCCTGCGATGGGCGCATGGATGAGCTACGGATTGGGCAGCATGAGCGCCGATCTTCCGACATTCGTGGTGCTGCCCGACTCACGAGGTTTCGCGCCCAACGGCCCGGGAAATTGGACGGCCGGGTTCCTACCCGCGGCGCATCAGGGAACCATGATCCGGCCCGGGGCGGTTAATCCGATTGCCGATTTATTTCCGCCAGCCACGGCAAAGTTCATTCGCCCGGAAAGTGAAGCGGCCGGGCTGGAACTACTGGCCCGGCTCAATCGAGCCCACGAAGCCAGCCGGCAGGGCGACTCGCAACTCGACGCGCGCATTCGCTCTTACGAGTTGGCCGCGCGCTTGCAAACGAGCGCGCCCGAGGTCCTGAACCTGGCCGACGAGAGTGCGCGGACACTCGAACAGTATGGCTTGAACCAGCCGGTGACCGAAGACTTTGGACGCAATTGCCTGGTCGCGCGGCGGTTGCTCGAACGGGGCGTGCGATTCGTCCAGGTGTGGAGCGGCGCAGACAATGGGTTTCCGCGGCGCAATTGGGATTCGCACGAGGATATCGCCCGCGACCATGCCACGATGGCGGCCAGCATGGACCAACCGGCCGCGGCCTTGATCATGGATCTCAAAGAGCGCGGCCTGCTGGAAGACACGATCGTGATGTGGACGACCGAGTTCGGCCGCATGCCGTGCGGCCAAGGGACCAAGGGGCGCGATCACAATCCCTTTACGTTTACCACCTGGCTGGCTGGCGGCGGCGTTCGCGGCGGCACCACTTACGGGGCCAGTGACGAGTGGTCGTATAAAGCGGTCGACAATCCTACGTACTGCTACGACGTACACGCCACGATGCTGCACCTATTGGGCATCGACCATACCAAGCTGGTCTATCGCCACAATGGCATCGACCGCCGTTTGACGGACGTACATGGAAACGTGATCAGCGAGCTGCTGGCGTAG
- a CDS encoding sigma-54 dependent transcriptional regulator, translating into MSRSFRPVEATNASGPPIRGIIGSGPAMDKVYRLTRQVAKSNASVLLLGETGTGKELIAKAVHLLSPRGTGPFVRVNCGALSESLLESELFGHVRGSFTGAIDNRTGRFEAAHTGTVFLDEINSTTPKLQVKLLRVLQEREFERVGDTQTIRVDTRVIAASNRDLLEEVEADRFREDLYYRLNVVPIHLPPLRERREDIPELIGHFLNAYNEENDRYVVHIDRKAMDALQDYHWPGNVRELQNYIERAVVMAPGDELTAELLPDTVLGQRRPRTTRFKEPDLETLAFELVQQALATAGPQEDALHTKVVNRVERELIAQVLASCENVQIKAAARLGINRNTLHKKLKEYGLDESDDAAT; encoded by the coding sequence ATGAGCCGTTCCTTCCGACCTGTCGAAGCGACAAATGCATCGGGCCCGCCGATCCGTGGAATCATCGGATCGGGGCCGGCAATGGACAAGGTCTATCGACTCACTCGCCAGGTGGCCAAGAGCAACGCCTCGGTACTATTGTTGGGCGAAACGGGCACCGGCAAGGAGCTGATCGCCAAGGCTGTCCATCTACTCAGCCCGCGCGGTACCGGTCCCTTCGTGCGCGTGAATTGCGGAGCACTTTCCGAGAGCTTGCTAGAGAGCGAGCTGTTCGGTCACGTGCGGGGCTCCTTCACAGGGGCCATCGATAATCGCACCGGTCGCTTCGAGGCGGCCCATACCGGCACCGTGTTTCTCGACGAGATCAATTCCACCACGCCCAAATTACAAGTGAAGCTGCTGCGCGTATTGCAAGAACGCGAGTTCGAGCGGGTGGGAGACACGCAAACGATCCGCGTCGACACCCGCGTCATCGCAGCTAGCAATCGCGATTTGTTGGAAGAGGTCGAAGCCGACCGCTTTCGCGAAGATCTTTACTATCGCCTGAACGTGGTGCCGATCCATCTTCCTCCGCTGCGCGAACGGCGTGAGGATATTCCGGAACTCATCGGTCATTTCCTCAATGCTTACAACGAGGAAAACGATCGCTACGTCGTTCACATCGATCGCAAAGCGATGGATGCGCTGCAAGATTACCACTGGCCCGGCAATGTCCGCGAGCTGCAGAACTATATCGAGCGGGCCGTGGTCATGGCGCCGGGCGACGAGCTGACGGCCGAGCTGCTGCCCGACACTGTCCTCGGCCAACGCCGACCGCGCACGACGCGTTTCAAGGAACCCGACCTCGAGACATTGGCGTTCGAATTGGTGCAGCAGGCGCTGGCCACGGCCGGCCCTCAGGAAGACGCTCTGCACACCAAGGTCGTCAACCGCGTCGAGCGCGAACTGATCGCCCAGGTGCTGGCCAGTTGCGAGAATGTGCAAATCAAAGCCGCCGCGCGATTGGGAATCAACCGCAACACGCTGCACAAAAAGCTCAAGGAATATGGCCTGGACGAATCGGACGACGCCGCAACTTAA
- a CDS encoding DUF1501 domain-containing protein yields LGDGNASRAHGATSNSAINPLAARPAHFPAKAQNIIWLFMNGGPSQVDTWQYKPELEKHDGQELPGFDKNTGFFVEQVGPLMKSPFKFDRHGQSGTWVSEIFPNMAQHVDDMAFLHGCFTETNNHSPALFQVNTGFSRMGFPSVGAWVTYGLGSASQNLPAFVVMYDTLGRGLPKGYAQNWGAGFLPGIFQGTALNAQGAPIDNLARPSGISDAEQQNQLALLNRLNRRQLEQHPGEAEFAARIESFELAYRMQMAAPEALNVDGEPESIKKLYGLENPKCTHFSRQCLIARRMIERGVRFVQIYSGGTENEKSWDGHTNIADNHRQFAGETDVPIAGLLSDLKQRGLLDSTLIVWNGEFGRLPIVQKGGTGRDHNPHAFTTWMTGGGVKGGVHHGDTDDFGHKAVSGRVSINDLHATMLHLMGIDHTRLTYHFNGRDFRLTDVAGEVVREILA; encoded by the coding sequence TTGGGGGACGGGAACGCGTCGCGCGCTCATGGGGCGACGAGCAACTCGGCGATCAATCCGCTCGCGGCGCGTCCGGCGCATTTTCCGGCGAAAGCCCAGAATATCATTTGGCTCTTCATGAACGGCGGGCCAAGCCAGGTCGATACCTGGCAATACAAGCCGGAACTTGAAAAGCACGACGGCCAAGAACTGCCCGGCTTCGACAAGAACACCGGTTTTTTCGTCGAGCAAGTCGGCCCGCTGATGAAGTCGCCCTTCAAGTTCGATCGCCACGGCCAGTCGGGCACCTGGGTCTCGGAGATTTTTCCGAACATGGCCCAGCACGTGGACGACATGGCCTTCTTGCACGGCTGCTTCACCGAAACCAACAACCACTCACCAGCGCTGTTCCAGGTCAACACCGGCTTCAGTCGCATGGGCTTTCCCAGCGTCGGCGCTTGGGTGACCTATGGTTTGGGATCGGCCAGCCAGAACCTGCCAGCCTTCGTCGTGATGTACGACACGCTCGGGCGCGGGCTACCCAAGGGCTACGCACAAAACTGGGGCGCCGGGTTCCTGCCCGGTATCTTTCAGGGGACGGCGTTAAACGCCCAAGGCGCGCCGATCGACAATCTGGCCCGGCCATCGGGCATCAGCGATGCCGAGCAACAAAACCAACTGGCCCTGTTGAACCGCTTGAATCGCCGCCAGTTGGAGCAGCATCCTGGCGAAGCAGAATTCGCTGCCCGCATCGAAAGTTTCGAGCTGGCGTATCGCATGCAAATGGCAGCGCCCGAAGCTCTCAACGTCGATGGCGAGCCCGAGTCGATCAAGAAACTGTACGGGCTGGAGAATCCGAAGTGTACGCACTTCAGCCGGCAATGCTTGATCGCGCGGCGGATGATCGAGCGCGGCGTCCGCTTCGTGCAGATTTACTCAGGCGGCACCGAGAACGAAAAGAGTTGGGACGGCCATACCAATATCGCCGACAATCACCGCCAGTTCGCCGGCGAGACCGACGTGCCGATCGCGGGCCTGCTTTCCGACCTGAAGCAGCGCGGCTTGCTAGACTCGACGCTGATCGTCTGGAACGGCGAATTCGGCCGCTTGCCGATTGTGCAAAAGGGAGGCACCGGCCGCGACCATAATCCACACGCCTTTACTACCTGGATGACCGGCGGCGGCGTCAAAGGGGGCGTTCATCACGGCGACACCGACGACTTCGGACACAAGGCTGTCTCCGGGCGGGTCAGCATCAACGACCTGCACGCCACGATGTTGCATTTAATGGGGATCGATCACACGCGGTTGACGTATCATTTCAACGGGCGCGATTTCCGGCTGACAGACGTGGCCGGCGAAGTCGTCCGCGAGATCCTGGCATAA